TacaaacaatgaaaaattatgcaaaacatGCGAAGGCACTAAACACCAGCGAGCATTCAGCATATTACTacatgaaaaaattacgaaataatCAGCAGGCGCTGCTTTCAAGCgacaaacaaatttgaaagatttCATGATTTGCACAAATCTTAACTAGCCTTCGCCAAGAAATTAACAACACGGACATGGCACAATTTTTAAGGCACTACCAGTAACTCTATTGAGGCGTAATAACAAGTTGACTTGGTTTGGTTTATGGGCTGCCTCGGCAGCGCAGCACCCGCTGCAGAATAGAACAGCGTGTGCTTGACgattaacaatttttaagcacacatacaaatagcGTGCGATCAAATAACACTTCTACTCACCATTTTTGGTTTATATGCGATTTCGCCGGACACGTTCAAATgcacaaaactattataatacacttttttcacaacGCGATCCGGAAATTATGTTCGTAAACGAGGCAACGCACAATTCACACGCTTCGCACTATTTTTTATTCCGTACCTGCCGAGATTCCGAAATCAACTGAGCCACACAGAGTTGCCGAGCAGTAAAGTTGACTTTGGCCACGTGTTGCCACTTTCAGGAATAATATATTCCACACTTTAATgactttacatttaaaaattttgattttgtattgGATAGTCTACTGATTAATTATATTCTTGCTTATTGCAATACACATTtagatttttatatgaaaattatgtatttgttttacGAAAATGTATTATGTTAATcacattttctcaaaattttatcCACTCACATGTTTTTCACCACCTATACAATCCCCTTTGTGGAACACATGCTTTTTATTTACTGTCCACATATTTTTCCGCCAGGAAAAGGAAAAGcgcaaatttgtttataaatttaaaagctttatgGACGATAAAGTTCCTTaattacagaaattttaaataggAGAATGTGAAAAAGCAACCTTTATCTTTGTAGATTgtgttttcgttaaaaaaaagcTAATTTAATTGCACAACAACCTGCTGCAGCTACTTCCTCTCGGTTCCGGTTACTACTGGCACAGGTGTCCGAATGTCAGCTGACATGACAGAATAAAACTTTGAGAGCACTCACTTGGTGATTTGCTACAACTCACgcatttttattcttattgtCTTTTTCTAACATAACACGTCCTGACGTTAACTAGGAGGGCCTCGACAGTTCCCACGAGAGTCAGATCGACGAATCCGAAATTAGACCAAGCACTCGGTAAGACTCGGTAGCATTCTCACAAATTACATCAGCGATATTTTCTGCTCttacatcagcaacaacaacagagccTTAACTAGCTGGTGAACAACATATATTAAGAATGACAGTGGGTAAGCTGATATCTACGTTTTGTCATGCCTTCTAAACCAGGTCTCTTACACCTTTGATTTGTTTAAGTAAAACGCCCGAAATAGCCACACAATTTGTAGTAATCTTTATTTTTCTGCACACATGATAACATTAAGcacatgaaattttgtgaattttgctggtgtacatttacatataccgTTGTATAGTAGTCTATTTCACaacacaaaaacattttatcTCATTAAAATGCATCACTAGAAAGTACAGCAAAATGCGAGAACTTGCATGTTTCATCAcgtacaatttttgtttgttttgttttgctttgatttttctacatattttgCTGAAGCTCGTTAAATGCttataaattgcattttttttttgttaaatacacatctattatacatacatttgtttattAGTTATGTGGgcaatttatataagtatgcaaattcaattttataattaatcaaTATTCAAGTACACAAATTGTTATGTCTTTGCGTATGTTAGTAATTAAAGGAACTcaagaagaaaaattattagaaaaattagttGTACTGCATTCactataattttacaaaattacatgacttaaattattattaataatagctatttgttctgttttttatacatttacgaatatgtatgtaagttgcTATGTGGTAAATCtcgtatataatattaataaatgtttaaaagtaatttatttattgtaaatgattATGTGTAATGCTAAAATAATTAGCTTTTGTATACGCTCTATTACACAAATACACCTATACATATACAGCAATAAGTAGAAGAACATACCAGAAGACAATCGTtgcaaaaaagaatattttcaatattttggagTCACAACTCGCTTTTTAAGTTAAACAGTTgctttgtataaatattaatacgTTAACTTTGCTTAGAATGTTATTTTGTGGCTTGTCCAGCAGCGCGTAAATCAAATCTATAACAGAAGACTCTGGAAATGCATACAAGTTAATTGAGAGTTAATCgtcacttaattaattttacataaatttttagcTATTCAGTAAATAGTGCCGTAcaatgtatgtaggtatgtataagtatattaatCACAAACTTAATTTGTACAAACTTAATTGAATTGCGCAGCGTAGCAGCTAACGAAAATTTCGCATGTGGCGCCGGGCCACTTAGGATTTTTTCTACTAGTTTGCGCACTATTATAGCGATTAACTGCTTTTGGCTGCTTCTAAAACTCAACTTGTTTGTGGGTCTATCTAAATTTGACCATTATTGGTTTCTAATGGTTGCCGGTGGACTATTGCTGACGGTTTGGTGCCAGCGTTGTTTGCCTCATTTGCACAAATTTGACTAAAGTCATGTTCAGCGTTCGGTGTTACCGGTGAgagattattatttttcgattgCCTGAGTTTTTTCGGTGCAGCTTCCTTTGGTTTGGGCGTTGAAAAGACCtgtaaaatgagaaaaaaatcaaatttgagtttaaaaaataattacttaattCTAATTGGTATTTTAGATATTTCTACTCACTTTTAATGCACCTTTTACCATCAAAAAGAACCAATACAATTGAGGTAGGAAAAGTATCATGATACTAATAATGCAACCTCGTGGTAAAGTGGTCAATGCCTGAAAGGAAAAATGCAAGTAGTAAATTATTGAGATCAAGATTATCTATAACGGTTTTCTAATAGACATTAACTAGGAGAGGTTAATTTAATACATGAAGCGGTATTCTCACAAAAACTATAACTGTCTGATTTTTACTTAGAAGAGAGATCTGTTGTCTACTGAGAAACCCACTGATGTACAGAAAGTATTTTGGGAAATAAATACGTTACATCAGCCAGCATAACATAACCGGCCAAACCACCAGATCCATATGCAGAGCGACCTGCGTAATCAAAAACCACACATAGCAtgccaaaaatatacatacatacaaatgtccAGCGTGCAGTGCGCCCCCCATGAACATAGCCAATTCCTCTTTGTAATTCAACATAACCTAATACTTCAATTTGACATCGTATAATAGACCGCTCTCCTTACTGAATTTTATGTCAAGTCAAACACTACAAAATAGACGCTTGTCGACGTTTCTTACCTGCCAGAAGCTCACATTTATAGCCACACTATAACGGTACATGACATAAGGCCACATAACGACACGAAACACAAAGAAGGAACCTAACATTAGCAGACCGTTTATGATGTATGCGCGCGAGTCCTTCAAACGCATGGTGCTCAGTATGCTGCGCATCGAAACAAATGGTGTGGAGAACTCCATCATGAACATGTAACTGTAAATGCAGTGACCACCGCCGCGTATGTactaaatgagaaaaaatattaaatattaatagaaaGCCTGCAAAATTTAAGCGTAACACACTCACCGTTACGACTAACAGGCCGAAAGTGCCAATGAAAACATGATGTATCATCATCACCGGATGCGTGATCACATATTTGATGAAATCCCATTTGCCATCCTTCGGTATTTGCACGCATTCGCCATCATAATCGTAGATGTCATCGTTTTCGCGTTGCTGAGCGGACACTCGAACAGGTGACTCATCACCGCTGTCACCGCCAGCACTTGACACACCATTGCTGTTGTTCTTTAGTGATACGCCATTTGATGAATTTGCACCTGAGGCGGCTGCATTCAAACGCATCAGCTTCAATTTGTCGGCGATTTTCTGTGTGTGCACTTTGTACATGGACCAAATGTCGTACATAAAGTAAGCGGTGCCAAACCAACCATATGCCTCCATTAGGAAATGTGAGGCATACACGAACGATTTGCTGCACGAGGACTTGCATACGATGAAACCGACCAGAAAAGAGAATGTGGCCTGTATAGCGGAAACGATTCTGCAAGCGAAAAGATAGacaatatgtaagttaattattttGCTCCCTTGGCTAGAATGTCTGCAATTCTCAAAtggttaataatataaatattatatatattataagttcagaaaagctatattttttaaactgaaaaagAGATTCCTCTACAAAGTTTACGCAACTGGAATGAACTACTCTCTacataatattcaaattttgtagTTAAGACTTTGAGGTACTTATTGGTCTCCAGAGTTCAATGCAGTCTGAAATTATATGTGAAGAAGGAGATTACCAGTAAAGAGAAATATATAATGGGACCAAAGACAAGTACAGAAGTTTTCCTCCGAATTTATACCCATATGAAGAGCGGATCCCCAGTTAATATGTTCTAAGTAGGGAAACCCGAGCGGGGATCGAGGAAAAATAGCAAAGATCATGTTAAACCATGATCTTACAAATATGGAAAGCAATTAAAAGGCCCGGGAATTGCAACTATTTCTTACCTACTGTTACAGGCCCAGACCCTAGTACACCTAGTACACGTTTAAGACACTGTTAAGTATAGGTACACATAAAGCGTTCTTCCGCTAAGGCCTTCAAGCAAGCAAATAGCTCTAGCAAGCACGCAATCaagtaaaaaaatcataatccttcagcatggcaacccttttccgCCTCTCCAGCTAAGgtgtttattttcaaaatctgtTTTTAGCATTTCGACCCGACCTCTCAAAGTACAACTCGAACTTTGTcactttcaaataaaatttttcgtatATTAAACGTTTTCCATttcggaaaaaatataaaaacaaaaattaggaAAAACGAACTAAATCCCCATATTAAGTGTACATATTACATAGTAAATGTTTCGGTCTCCAATGTACGAACATCATTAACTCGGCAACATGAATTTCGGAAATTTCGGTAATACTAACTGTTATCGCTACTTAACGTCGCAAGTTTTGGCAGCTTCACGTTGCGGCAATTATTATGGCCCAGATCTCTTTACGAACAAAAACCAGCCAACCTTCAATAAATATCAGGCCCAGCAGGAGCGTTTACGagtgaaacaacaacaagcggaaCAAGACTACTTATGCCCCTCGAACTATAGCGCCTTCATCAACAGTATCAACAGTAATGTCATGCCTGATGCCGCCAATCAGGCCATACGTTTGAACCAGCAAATGGGTTTGCAACAGCTGGGTCGCAACAATGTACCTTGTCGCACTGATTGCAATGAGATCACCGACAGTTTGTGGTCTGCCGCGAAGAAGTCGAGTATTTACGTACCGGATACGGCTACTACGTGGTACGAGTGCCAGCGTGAGCAGAACATGGGCGGAAATTTGAGTGAGAAATGCAAAATGTTTGGCATCTCGTCGCGTGAGTCGTACCAACCGCATCAGCATTTGCAGTTGGCACGACCCATACGGGATGGTGAGCAGCGACTCATGGACCCGAAAAGCTTTAAGCACATTTCCCCAGAGTTTCTCAATTTGTTGGAGGAGCACGAGCAGGCCATGTTGGCTAGAAATCCATTGTATGGCGTCGATACAAAGGGTGAGCGGGCACCCTTTTGCGACGTACTTCGCGAGCGACTTCAGAAACGCCATAAGAGTTATTCGACAACTACGGCAACAACGGATAAACGCGCAAGTAGGCCACAACGGCAAAGCAGAGCAAAATCAAGATCACGGCAGGGTGAACGGCGCGGACTCATACAGACCATAAGCGACACATGCTTCTCGGACTCACCAAACACCACAAAAAATAGGAATTCAAGTTTAAGGCAAAGTAAATACAATGAACGTATGGCTGGCGGGGAGGATGGAGagtttagcaaaaaaaaaacttcaatgaAACGTCACGCATAAAAATACGGTCAAATATCAAAACCGATGTGTGTAACGGAGGCATATTTCAACCG
The DNA window shown above is from Bactrocera tryoni isolate S06 chromosome 4, CSIRO_BtryS06_freeze2, whole genome shotgun sequence and carries:
- the LOC120775361 gene encoding ceramide synthase; translation: MGASNVLQQRLRGSGCYMSLACSIGSMSLACGSLLQIPNITDRISLQRGLFLTSLGFIYFVSLTDFCNKYLLKTKRGLQFRKKYRLMMSDVLEITNKIVSAIQATFSFLVGFIVCKSSCSKSFVYASHFLMEAYGWFGTAYFMYDIWSMYKVHTQKIADKLKLMRLNAAASGANSSNGVSLKNNSNGVSSAGGDSGDESPVRVSAQQRENDDIYDYDGECVQIPKDGKWDFIKYVITHPVMMIHHVFIGTFGLLVVTYIRGGGHCIYSYMFMMEFSTPFVSMRSILSTMRLKDSRAYIINGLLMLGSFFVFRVVMWPYVMYRYSVAINVSFWQALTTLPRGCIISIMILFLPQLYWFFLMVKGALKVFSTPKPKEAAPKKLRQSKNNNLSPVTPNAEHDFSQICANEANNAGTKPSAIVHRQPLETNNGQI